In Candidatus Krumholzibacteriia bacterium, one genomic interval encodes:
- a CDS encoding SRPBCC domain-containing protein, translating into MKASLFISVVIVLSFASVARAEPRELPYGAFAFDVTLSLPGTPDEIFGAITGDISGWWDHSFSGNPAKFYVEPIVGGGFYEYFDDKGNGVRHAVVTYVDRPKILRMEGPLGLAGNAFMGVYTYNFEPVGADSTQLTLQVQAAGHVEPGWAAVVEKVWRHFLIERFKPYIELGVHRSRKP; encoded by the coding sequence GTGAAGGCGAGTCTGTTCATATCCGTCGTTATCGTGCTGTCGTTCGCCAGTGTGGCGCGCGCGGAACCGCGCGAGCTGCCCTACGGTGCGTTTGCGTTCGACGTCACCCTGTCGCTGCCGGGAACACCGGACGAGATCTTCGGCGCCATCACCGGCGACATCAGCGGCTGGTGGGACCATTCGTTTTCGGGCAACCCCGCCAAGTTCTACGTGGAGCCCATCGTGGGCGGCGGCTTCTACGAGTACTTCGACGACAAGGGCAACGGCGTGCGCCACGCGGTGGTGACGTACGTGGACCGTCCCAAGATCCTGCGCATGGAGGGGCCGCTGGGGCTCGCCGGCAACGCCTTCATGGGCGTGTACACGTACAACTTCGAACCGGTGGGCGCGGACTCCACCCAACTCACGCTGCAGGTGCAGGCGGCGGGCCACGTGGAACCGGGCTGGGCCGCGGTGGTGGAGAAGGTGTGGCGGCATTTCCTGATCGAGCGCTTCAAGCCCTACATCGAACTGGGCGTGCACCGGAGCAGGAAGCCATGA